The following are encoded together in the Juglans microcarpa x Juglans regia isolate MS1-56 chromosome 2D, Jm3101_v1.0, whole genome shotgun sequence genome:
- the LOC121249406 gene encoding uncharacterized protein LOC121249406, translating into MVEFAYKNSFQATIQMAPYEALYERKCRSPLYSDEAGERKMLGLEYLQEVQRQVTVIQERMKAAQNRQKSYADNRRRNLEFVVGDWVYLKVSPMKGVVCFSKKGKLSPRFIGPFEIIERVSSVAY; encoded by the coding sequence ATGGTGGAATTTGCCTACAAGAATAGTTTTCAGGCTACCATTCAGATGGCACCCTATGAGGCTTTGTACGAAAGAAAATGCAGATCCCCATTGTATTCGGATGAAGCGggtgaaaggaaaatgctaggacTCGAATACTTACAAGAAGTTCAGAGACAAGTAACTGTgattcaagaaagaatgaaagcagctcagaACAGGCAGAAGAGCTATGCCGATAACCGACGGAGGAATTTGGAGTTTGTAGTAGGAGATTGGGTATACCTCAAAGTATCGCCCATGAAAGGAGTCGTATGTTTCAGTAAAAAGGGAAAGTTAAGTCCTCGATTCATAGGACCCTTTGAGATAATCGAAAGAGTCAGTTCAGTAGCTTACTGA